The following are encoded in a window of Primulina eburnea isolate SZY01 chromosome 4, ASM2296580v1, whole genome shotgun sequence genomic DNA:
- the LOC140830156 gene encoding uncharacterized protein: protein MGTKLLFSSAFHLQTNGQSKRVIKILEDLLRACVIEFQGMVPYEVLHGRKCRSPIHWDEISPMNGVMRFGKKGNFSPRFIGPFEILERVGALTYKVAILHNLAEVHSFFHISMIHNHMSNSSPVLNYEPLLLTPNLTYEEKPTQKLGRKENRLRQKMIKMVKVKRLNPSEKEVTSEAETDMRIRYPDLFGKY from the exons ATGGGGACCAAGCTGTTGTTTAGTTCGGCCTTCCATCTACAAACTAACGGCCAATCAAAGAGAGTGATCAAAATTCTTGAGGACTTACTtcgagcttgtgtgatcgaaTTCCAAG gtatggttCCCTATGAGGTTCTACATGGAAGGAAGTGTAGGTCACcgattcattgggacgag ATATCTCCCATGAATggagttatgagatttgggaagaagggCAATttcagtccgaggtttattggaccatttgagatcttggaaagGGTGGGAGCATTGACATACAAGGTGGCTATACTGCATAATCTAGCAGAAGTTCACAGTTTCTTTCACATTTCTATGATCCACAACCACATGTCAAATTCATCACCTGTACTGAATTATGAGCCACTGCTGCTAACTCCAAATTTGACCTATGAAGAGAAACCGACGCAAAAATTAGGCAGGAAAGAGAATAGACTGCGCCAAAAAATGATAaagatggtcaaggtcaagaGGTTGAATCCTTCAGAGAAGGAAGTTACTTCGGAGGCCGAGACCGACATGAGGATTCGCTACCCTGATCTTTTCGGTAAGtactga